DNA from Strigops habroptila isolate Jane chromosome 2, bStrHab1.2.pri, whole genome shotgun sequence:
GGAGGATGGGGGACAAGCTGACGTGCATGGAGTACTTCAACTTTGAGGAGATTCCCAAGCTGCCCTATCTGCTCCTGGGGGCCTGTGTGTTTGGCTTCTTCCTGCCTGTGGGCATCATCTTGGTGTGCTATGTGAGGATCAACCTCAAGCTCTGCCAGACAGCCAAGGAGAACCCGCTGACGGTGAAGAATGGGCACCACCGCCGGGCCTTCACCATCATCCTAGTGGTGCTGTTGGCTGTCCTGCTCTGCTTCAGTCCCTACCACCTCAATATAGTCCAGTTCATGGTCAGGAAGATCCTCTACCAGCCGTCCTGCCGCGAACAGCAAGCCTTCAAGATGTCCCTGCAAGTCACTGTGGCATTCATGAACCTCAACTGCTGCATCGACCCCATCATCTACTTCTTCGCCTTCCGGGGCTACAAGCGGAGGCTGCTTCGCATCTTCAGGAACAGCGGCTCGATGACCTCCTCCTCCACTGCCAAGACCCCCTCTGAGAGCAACAGCAACAGCCACAGCCAGCCGCCTGGCTCCATCTCTGTCTAATGGCACAACCCCCTCCCTTTCGCTCTGGCCTGCAGCTTATGGACCATGCCCGATGGCAGGAGCTAGAGCTGGGCTGCAAGGACCAGCACCTCCAACAGGCTCCATCGCTCCCCTACCCGAAGCCAGGGGCTCTCACAAAGCCAATTCAGCTGGGACATAGCCTGGCCTGGCTCTGTGCTCAGCACCACTGGACCCACCATCCTGGAGCACAGAGAGGTCCATTTGCATCCCATCCCCAGAGGAGGTAGCTTGTGCAACCACCCTGGCTGGCAAACCCAGCTGGGGGTTTCTCAGCACTGCACCACACCACCCTCCCTCCCCGGCCTGCATTCCCTGCGGGACTGGTGGCTGCTGGTGACCACCATGGCTACCCTGCCTCTCTGTCCTGGAGCACTGGGGCAGCATTCCCACAGGCCTTGGGGCAGCTGGTGTGGTGCACATGGACTCAGGGCATTTCAGGAAAAGGCTGGGATGTTAACTTCTGTGCAGAAAGTTGTCTACAGCTCCTTACCACACtgacaaacagcagctctgctctgctctcgcTTGCACCCAGGCGCTGCACGAGGTGAGCGGTTACCAGAAAAGCCCTTCCTCAAGGGAGGGGGTGAGGATGTgaagctgcagagctcctgggagtgctgctgcctgcatccGCTGCTCGGGCggctgctccttccccagggtGCCCTTCCTCGCTGCTGACGGCGCTGCGGTCGCCCTGGACCCACTGACAGGAAGGGGATGCCGGTGCTGGGGCTGCAAACCCACTCTGGGGCACTCGCTGGGGAAACCCTCCCACCCTTCCTTGAAGGGAGTGGAGGAAAGGGGACAAGGGGCAGCCTTATGTGACCTTGACTGACCTTTGCTTGAACCTGTTGCCCTGACGAGTCTGAGAGCCTTGCTAAGGGCAACTTACATGTTGCGTTCCCGTCGAGGTTTGAGACCGTGTGATGAGGAGGAAGTCATCAGGAGCAGGGACTTCCTAGGCTCTTTTCTGAGGTCACTGGAATAAAAAACCACATGTAGGATTTCACAGTTCCTGGGAATGCTGCTCTTCTGGTTGAAGCTGGAAGGGACAGAGACATGCATAGATACATGAAGATGAACAAACCCAGcagctttattttgctgaaaagtaAACCTGAATGGACACTTTTGATTGATACAAATAACTCTTTAAGGTAATAACCTTTCTTTATGGCTAGGAAGTTAATAATAGTCACGTGCAGCCCcttcttgttttaaatgaacTTTTGAATGATGGTGGTTTTACTCATGGTACGGGTAAGTATAGCATCCCAAAGGCTGACTAAGAGGGATGCCTTAAAATAATTCAGGTGGGAAATGGACTCTGACAGGTCGTTTCAGAAAGCTGTCTGAGCCCTCCTCAAAGCAGGTCTAACCTCAGTGCTGCCCTGCAGAGAGCCTGTGTCCTGAAAAGCACCATGTATGAAGAGGAGTTGGTATGCAATCATCTATCAACGGTCTGAACACCGTATAGGAGCCTGGCTAAGCTAGGTAGTTGCTGTACCGCTATGCAGCCCTATTAACTTGTTGAAGAAGTGTTGGCTGGGAGGGAACTCTCTGCCTCACCTCACCCAACAGCCTACTCAAAGCAGAACTGTGGCTGGCACAGTGTCAGGCTGGCCATGGCTTCAACTAGCCAAGGTTTGGAACCTCCAGGCAAGGCAGCTGCCCCCACTACCAAGGTGGAGGTTCCTGTGCTGCCATGCCCTCTGGATGGAAACATTTTCCCTGCTGTCTAGTCTGAGCCTCCCCATCCACAGCTGTGGCTGTCACCCCTAAGATCACCTACTTGTGCTGGGAAGAGCTTGGCTCTGTCATCTCTGCAACTCAGAATTCCTGTgtggctgtggcaggggctgTCTGGAGAACAGTAGTATGTAGCTATCTGTCTCAGAGACCCTCCACATGAACACCAGAGCACAGGTCCGCAGTGGTGGCCAACCCTCCTTCTCAAGACCATGGCACAGAGATGTTTTGCCAGGCTGGAGCCCATAGCTGAGGCAAAGGCAAATCTGTGAGGAAACCTTCTCGGGAAAAGGTGGACTACAAACATAGCCTTGGTTTCTCCTTATTGggttctgcttttctctggaGTTTTTTATTAACAAAGGTGTCCCCACCTTTCATCTTCTTGCTACCAGGAAGAGcctttggagaaggaaaaaggtgaACAGCTGCATGTAGGGCTGCGTGTGACAGGCGGATCCAGCCTCCATCCTCTGGACTGATGCCAGCCTGGGGCCCTTTGCTGTTGGAAATACCCACCCAGGGACAGCAGCCAACTAGCTGGAGCTGAGGGGACACCCAAGTGGTGGAGAGGGAAGGACTTGGGCAGAACGGGCCACGAGGAGAGAGAGGGCAAAGGAGAACTAAGGGAGGAATCCTGTGTCACCTGCACCAGCTCGCCCACCTGGGGGTGCTGCCCAGCTGCTTGAAAACGGAGCAATTCactgaaatggaagagaaacCGTACAGAgctgtaggtagttaaggtatggcggccggaagatatcgcgatgtacggaaagagagagcccctccctaggtactctcacaagccccatagcatggagaggggaattgtggggctaggctggacaataccataaaaggtaaaaattgttaacctgcccttctgattgggtcagaacaggtacttccgtgtggccgaaaggtataaagcacctgctgttgtttaataaaacgctatttggtcatcctccatattggtgtctgtgatcttctagccctaagccaggggttggcttagttctgcaagtcttggctgaagcaacgcagcaacacaGAGCATTTTGTCCAGAGGCACAATAACACTTCTTCTACACTTCATTCATCTGCCCGATCTGAGCTCCTTGCATGATGCTGCTTCCTTAACCAGCCGAGCAGCTACTGCCCAGCACCTCGTGTGTTTCC
Protein-coding regions in this window:
- the LOC115604088 gene encoding G-protein coupled receptor 183-like, with the protein product MEMAVAEAVLMPVNLTSSNQSSCNVHNHHFSAKVTFSLFYTALLVFGACGNILALCITFQRRKKKLNSTDLYLVNLALSDALFTLALPGRIAYYVLEFDWPFGDWFCRATAFIFYMNTYVGIYFMTCVSVDRYIAVVRTKHPGRIRKMSRARGVCVLIWSLVFLQTAPLLLRPMTRRMGDKLTCMEYFNFEEIPKLPYLLLGACVFGFFLPVGIILVCYVRINLKLCQTAKENPLTVKNGHHRRAFTIILVVLLAVLLCFSPYHLNIVQFMVRKILYQPSCREQQAFKMSLQVTVAFMNLNCCIDPIIYFFAFRGYKRRLLRIFRNSGSMTSSSTAKTPSESNSNSHSQPPGSISV